One stretch of Mycolicibacterium fallax DNA includes these proteins:
- the manB gene encoding mannose-1-phosphate guanylyltransferase: MSTLDPKQVDAVVLVGGKGTRLRPLTLSKPKPMLPTAGLPFLTHLLSRIAAAGIEHVVLGTSFQAEVFEVEFGDGAKLGLQIDYVFEPEPLGTGGGIANVLPALRHDTVAVFNGDVLSGVDELELLRFHAEKNADVTLHLVRVADPRAFGSVPTDADGRVTAFLEKTQDPPTDQINAGCYVFNRAVIEALPRGRELSVEREVFPRLLADGVPIFGYVDASYWRDMGTPEDFVRGSADLVRGIAPSPALAGHRGESLVHDGASVAPGALLYGGTVVGRGAEIGPGVRLDGAVIFDGAKVEAGSVIERSIVGYGAKIGPRALIRDGIVGDGADIGARCELLRGARVWPGVVLPDCGIRYSSDV; this comes from the coding sequence ATGAGCACACTGGATCCCAAGCAGGTCGACGCGGTCGTTCTGGTCGGCGGCAAGGGCACCCGGCTGCGTCCGCTGACGCTGTCCAAGCCCAAGCCGATGCTGCCGACCGCCGGGCTGCCGTTCCTGACCCACCTGCTGTCTCGGATCGCCGCGGCCGGCATCGAGCACGTGGTGCTCGGCACCTCGTTCCAGGCCGAGGTGTTCGAGGTCGAGTTCGGTGACGGCGCCAAGCTGGGGTTGCAGATCGACTACGTCTTCGAGCCGGAGCCGCTGGGCACCGGCGGCGGCATCGCCAACGTGCTGCCCGCGCTGCGCCACGACACCGTCGCGGTGTTCAACGGCGACGTGCTCTCCGGCGTCGACGAGCTCGAGCTGCTGCGCTTCCACGCCGAGAAGAACGCCGACGTCACGCTGCACCTGGTGCGGGTGGCCGACCCGCGCGCCTTCGGCTCGGTGCCCACCGACGCCGACGGCCGGGTCACCGCGTTCCTGGAGAAGACCCAGGATCCGCCCACCGACCAGATCAACGCCGGCTGCTACGTGTTCAACCGCGCCGTCATCGAGGCGCTGCCGCGCGGGCGCGAACTGTCGGTGGAGCGCGAGGTGTTCCCGCGACTGCTGGCCGACGGGGTGCCGATCTTCGGCTACGTCGACGCCAGCTACTGGCGCGACATGGGCACCCCGGAGGACTTCGTGCGCGGCTCGGCGGATCTGGTGCGCGGCATCGCGCCGTCGCCGGCGCTGGCCGGGCACCGCGGCGAATCACTGGTGCACGACGGGGCCTCGGTCGCGCCGGGCGCGCTGCTCTACGGCGGCACCGTGGTCGGCCGCGGCGCCGAGATCGGGCCGGGGGTGCGGCTGGACGGCGCGGTGATCTTCGACGGCGCCAAGGTCGAGGCCGGTTCGGTGATCGAGCGGTCGATCGTCGGCTACGGCGCGAAGATCGGGCCGCGGGCGCTGATCCGGGACGGCATCGTCGGCGACGGCGCCGACATCGGCGCCCGCTGCGAGCTGCTGCGCGGCGCCCGGGTGTGGCCGGGCGTGGTGCTGCCGGACTGCGGGATCCGCTACTCCAGCGACGTGTAG
- a CDS encoding NUDIX hydrolase, producing the protein MSLHASVVATLTDWDAPDDDRDALRQAVLGFVLARADACERACEPGHITASAAVLDHTGTRVLLTLHPRLGRWVQLGGHCEPEDGDIRAAALREATEESGIAGLRLLPDLATLHVHALTCSLGRPTRHLDLQFVAVAPPGAEPARSDESLDLGWWPVDALPAGSDAALTRLVAVATAAAANYTSLE; encoded by the coding sequence GTGAGCCTGCACGCCTCGGTGGTCGCGACGCTGACCGACTGGGACGCCCCCGACGACGACCGGGACGCGCTGCGCCAGGCGGTGCTCGGTTTCGTGCTGGCCCGCGCCGACGCCTGCGAGCGGGCCTGCGAGCCCGGGCACATCACCGCCTCGGCGGCGGTGCTCGACCACACCGGGACCCGGGTGCTGCTGACGCTGCATCCGCGGCTGGGCCGCTGGGTGCAGCTCGGCGGGCACTGCGAACCCGAGGACGGCGACATCCGCGCGGCGGCGCTGCGGGAGGCCACCGAGGAGTCCGGCATCGCCGGGCTGCGGCTGCTGCCCGACCTGGCCACCCTGCACGTGCACGCGCTGACCTGCTCGTTGGGCCGCCCGACCCGGCACCTGGATCTGCAGTTCGTCGCCGTCGCGCCGCCGGGCGCCGAGCCCGCCCGCAGCGACGAGTCGCTGGATCTGGGCTGGTGGCCGGTGGACGCGCTGCCGGCCGGCAGCGACGCCGCGCTGACCCGGCTGGTCGCGGTGGCCACCGCGGCGGCGGCGAACTACACGTCGCTGGAGTAG
- a CDS encoding phosphomannomutase/phosphoglucomutase, whose product MSRPAAAVHRVIKAYDVRGVVGEQIDEAFVAEVGGAFARLVRGEASQVVIGHDMRESSPALAAAFADGVRAQGLDVVRIGLASTDQLYFASGLLDCPGAMFTASHNPAAYNGIKLCRAGAKPVGQDTGLAEIRDEVIAGVPGHDGPPGAVTDRDVLADYGAFLRTLVDVTGLRPLRVAVDAGNGMAGHTAPAVLGPIEALTMLPLYFELDGSFPNHEANPLDPANLVDLQRFVVETGADIGLAFDGDADRCFVVDERGQAVSPSAVTALVAARELTRVPGGTVIHNLITSRAVPELVAERGGTPVRSRVGHSYIKALMAETGAIFGGEHSAHYYFRDFWCADSGMLAALYVLAELGGQDRPLSELAAGYERYAASGEINFTVADAPACVAAVLERFAAQIVDTDRLDGVTVDLGDGVWFNLRSSNTEPLLRLNAEAPDEAGVARIVEQVSAVIDAQTGAP is encoded by the coding sequence ATGTCCCGACCCGCCGCGGCGGTCCACCGTGTCATCAAGGCCTACGACGTCCGCGGCGTCGTCGGCGAACAGATCGACGAGGCGTTCGTCGCCGAGGTCGGCGGCGCGTTTGCCCGGCTGGTCCGCGGCGAGGCGTCCCAGGTGGTGATCGGCCACGACATGCGGGAGAGTTCCCCGGCGCTGGCGGCCGCGTTCGCCGACGGGGTGCGGGCGCAGGGACTCGACGTGGTGCGGATCGGGCTGGCCTCCACCGACCAGCTGTACTTCGCCTCCGGCCTGCTGGACTGCCCCGGCGCGATGTTCACCGCGAGCCACAACCCGGCCGCCTACAACGGCATCAAGCTGTGCCGGGCCGGCGCCAAACCGGTCGGCCAGGACACCGGGCTGGCCGAGATCCGCGACGAGGTCATCGCCGGGGTGCCCGGCCACGACGGCCCGCCCGGCGCGGTCACCGACCGTGACGTGCTCGCCGACTACGGCGCGTTCCTGCGCACCCTGGTCGACGTGACCGGACTGCGTCCGCTGCGGGTGGCCGTCGACGCCGGCAACGGCATGGCCGGGCACACCGCCCCGGCGGTGCTCGGCCCGATCGAGGCGCTGACCATGCTGCCGCTGTACTTCGAGCTCGACGGCAGCTTCCCCAACCACGAGGCCAACCCGCTGGATCCGGCGAACCTGGTGGACCTGCAGCGCTTCGTCGTGGAGACCGGCGCCGACATCGGCCTGGCCTTCGACGGCGACGCCGACCGGTGCTTCGTCGTCGACGAGCGCGGCCAGGCGGTGTCCCCGTCGGCGGTGACCGCGCTGGTCGCCGCCCGCGAGCTGACCCGGGTGCCCGGCGGCACGGTGATCCACAACCTGATCACCTCCCGGGCGGTGCCGGAGCTGGTCGCCGAGCGGGGCGGCACGCCGGTGCGCTCCCGGGTCGGGCATTCCTACATCAAGGCGCTGATGGCCGAGACCGGCGCGATCTTCGGCGGCGAGCACTCCGCGCACTACTACTTCCGGGACTTCTGGTGCGCGGACTCCGGCATGCTGGCCGCGCTGTATGTGCTGGCCGAGCTCGGCGGGCAGGATCGGCCGCTGTCGGAGCTGGCCGCCGGCTACGAGCGCTACGCCGCCTCCGGCGAGATCAACTTCACCGTCGCCGACGCGCCGGCCTGCGTGGCCGCCGTGCTGGAGCGGTTCGCCGCGCAGATCGTCGACACCGACCGGCTCGACGGCGTCACCGTCGACCTCGGCGACGGCGTCTGGTTCAACCTGCGCAGCTCCAACACCGAGCCGCTGTTGCGGCTGAACGCCGAGGCCCCCGATGAGGCCGGGGTCGCCCGGATCGTCGAACAGGTCAGTGCGGTGATCGACGCGCAGACCGGAGCGCCGTGA
- a CDS encoding coenzyme F420-0:L-glutamate ligase: MTVVEHGTGAELQVLPVAGLPEFRPGDDLAAALAAAAPWLTDADVVVVTSKIVSKCEGRIVAAPADPEQRDALRRKLIDEEAVRVLARKGRTLITENSYGLIQAAAGVDGSNVDSGELALLPTDPDASAAALRSRLRELLGIEVAIVITDTMGRAWRNGQTDTAIGAAGLPVLYNYCGAVDEHGNDLLVTEVALADEIAAAADLVKGKLTGIPVAVVRGLRLPDDGSTGRDLLRAGTEDLFWLGTAEAIELGRRQAVPLRRSVRRFAAAPVAPELIEAACADALTAPAPHHSRPVRFLWLRTPARRAAVLAALTERWRADLRGDGRSAESVQARLARGQILYDAPEVLIPFLVPEGAHHYPDAARNAAEQTMFTVAAGAAVQALLVALAARGVGSCWIGSTIFAPDVVRAELALPPDWAPLGAVAVGYPEDPDALTEPRPVGPAGDLLVTL; this comes from the coding sequence GTGACCGTCGTTGAGCACGGCACCGGCGCCGAACTGCAGGTGCTGCCGGTGGCCGGGCTGCCGGAGTTTCGGCCGGGCGACGACCTGGCGGCCGCACTGGCGGCCGCGGCGCCCTGGCTGACCGATGCCGACGTCGTTGTCGTCACCAGCAAGATCGTGTCCAAGTGCGAGGGCCGCATCGTCGCCGCGCCTGCCGACCCCGAGCAGCGGGATGCGTTGCGGCGCAAGCTGATCGACGAGGAGGCGGTGCGGGTGCTGGCCCGCAAGGGCCGCACGCTGATCACCGAGAACTCCTACGGCCTGATCCAGGCCGCCGCCGGGGTGGACGGCTCGAACGTCGACAGCGGCGAATTGGCCCTGCTGCCAACCGATCCCGATGCCAGCGCGGCAGCTCTGCGGTCGCGGCTGCGCGAGCTGCTCGGCATCGAGGTCGCCATCGTCATCACCGACACGATGGGCCGGGCCTGGCGCAACGGGCAGACCGACACCGCGATCGGCGCCGCGGGGCTGCCGGTGCTCTACAACTACTGCGGCGCCGTCGACGAGCACGGCAACGACCTGCTGGTCACCGAGGTGGCCCTCGCCGACGAGATCGCCGCGGCCGCCGACCTGGTCAAGGGCAAGCTCACCGGCATCCCGGTCGCGGTGGTCCGCGGGCTGCGGCTGCCCGACGACGGGTCCACCGGCCGCGACCTGCTGCGCGCAGGCACCGAGGATCTGTTCTGGCTGGGCACCGCCGAGGCGATCGAGCTGGGCCGCCGCCAGGCGGTGCCGCTGCGCCGTTCGGTGCGCCGGTTCGCCGCCGCGCCGGTCGCCCCGGAGCTGATCGAGGCGGCCTGCGCCGACGCGCTGACCGCCCCGGCCCCGCACCACAGCCGGCCGGTCCGGTTCCTCTGGCTGCGCACCCCGGCCCGCCGCGCCGCGGTGCTGGCGGCGTTGACCGAACGCTGGCGCGCCGACCTGCGCGGCGACGGCCGGTCGGCCGAATCGGTGCAGGCCCGGCTGGCCCGCGGGCAGATCCTCTACGACGCGCCGGAGGTGCTGATCCCGTTCCTGGTGCCCGAGGGCGCGCACCACTATCCCGACGCCGCGCGCAACGCCGCCGAGCAGACCATGTTCACCGTCGCCGCGGGCGCGGCCGTGCAGGCCCTGCTGGTGGCGCTGGCCGCCCGCGGGGTGGGCAGCTGCTGGATCGGCTCGACGATCTTCGCCCCCGATGTGGTGCGCGCCGAGTTGGCGCTGCCGCCGGACTGGGCACCGTTGGGCGCCGTCGCCGTCGGATATCCGGAGGATCCCGACGCGCTGACCGAGCCGCGCCCGGTCGGTCCGGCCGGCGACCTGCTGGTCACGCTGTGA
- a CDS encoding glycosyltransferase family 2 protein has product MTDELPVVTVTYSPGEHLERFLSSLTVATDRPATVVIADNGSTDGAPEEAVERYPNAVLLRTGGNLGYGSAVNRGVASVADGDPEFIVIANPDVVWSPGSIDALLEVARRWPRAGAVGPLIRDPDGSVYPSARQLPSIVRGGMHAVVGPFWKSNPWTAAYRQDHQAPSERAVGWLSGSCLLVRREAFEEIGGFDERYFMYMEDVDLGDRLGRAGWQNVFAPSAEILHDKGHSTGRDPARNLAAHHRSTWTYLSDRHTGAAKAPLRWAMRGALAARSRLVVRKSRREMSRREMRKGNR; this is encoded by the coding sequence GTGACCGACGAATTGCCCGTGGTGACGGTGACCTATTCACCGGGTGAGCACCTCGAACGGTTCCTGTCGTCGCTGACAGTGGCCACCGACCGCCCGGCGACGGTGGTGATCGCCGACAACGGGTCCACCGACGGAGCCCCCGAGGAGGCCGTCGAGCGCTACCCCAACGCGGTGTTGCTGCGCACCGGCGGCAACCTCGGTTACGGCAGCGCGGTCAACCGCGGCGTCGCCAGCGTCGCCGACGGCGACCCGGAGTTCATCGTGATCGCCAACCCCGACGTGGTGTGGAGCCCCGGCAGCATCGACGCGCTGCTGGAGGTGGCGCGGCGCTGGCCGCGGGCCGGCGCGGTGGGCCCGCTGATCCGCGACCCGGACGGCTCGGTGTACCCCTCGGCGCGGCAGCTGCCCAGCATCGTGCGGGGCGGCATGCACGCCGTCGTCGGCCCGTTCTGGAAGAGCAACCCGTGGACCGCCGCCTACCGCCAGGATCACCAGGCGCCCAGCGAGCGTGCCGTCGGCTGGCTGTCGGGGTCCTGTCTGCTGGTCCGGCGCGAGGCATTCGAGGAGATCGGCGGCTTCGACGAGCGCTACTTCATGTACATGGAGGACGTCGACCTCGGCGACCGGCTGGGCCGGGCCGGCTGGCAGAACGTCTTCGCCCCGTCCGCGGAAATCCTGCACGACAAGGGGCATTCCACCGGCCGGGATCCGGCCCGCAACCTGGCCGCGCATCACCGGAGCACCTGGACCTACCTGTCCGACCGGCACACCGGGGCCGCCAAGGCCCCGCTGCGCTGGGCGATGCGCGGCGCCCTGGCGGCGCGGTCGCGGCTGGTGGTGCGCAAGTCCCGGCGGGAGATGTCCCGGCGGGAGATGAGGAAGGGCAACCGATGA
- a CDS encoding DUF3499 domain-containing protein yields the protein MNVARRCCRPGCPHYAVATLTFVYADSTAVVGPLATIREPHSWDLCVGHASRITAPRGWELVRHAGPLPTNPDEDDLVALADAVREGGRDTRGAAVRAGFVDPAGSPGGAPATASLLSPPANRPTTMGRRRGHLRVLPDPAD from the coding sequence GTGAATGTTGCTCGTCGCTGCTGCCGGCCGGGGTGCCCCCATTATGCCGTGGCGACGCTGACCTTCGTCTACGCGGACTCCACCGCCGTCGTCGGCCCGCTGGCCACGATCCGTGAGCCGCACTCCTGGGATCTGTGCGTCGGCCACGCCAGCCGGATCACCGCCCCCCGGGGCTGGGAGCTGGTCCGGCACGCCGGACCGCTGCCCACCAATCCCGACGAGGACGACCTGGTCGCGCTGGCCGACGCGGTCCGCGAGGGCGGCCGCGACACCCGCGGTGCCGCGGTGCGGGCCGGGTTCGTCGATCCGGCCGGCTCCCCGGGCGGCGCCCCGGCGACCGCCTCGCTGCTGAGCCCGCCGGCCAACCGGCCGACCACGATGGGTCGGCGCCGCGGGCACCTGCGGGTTTTGCCGGACCCGGCCGACTAG
- a CDS encoding metallopeptidase family protein, with protein sequence MSNRYDPSVAKPRSARAAARHGRAFRGPLLPPSVPGWRSRAERFDMAVLEAYEPIERRWHQRLSELDVAVDEIPRISARDPENVNFPPEVIADGPIALARLIPAGVDVRGQATRARIVLFRRPIERRAKDTVELGDLLHEILVAQVATHLGVEPSVIDPTIGD encoded by the coding sequence ATGTCCAACCGTTACGATCCCAGCGTGGCCAAACCCCGCAGTGCCCGCGCCGCCGCGCGGCACGGACGCGCATTCCGTGGGCCGCTGCTGCCGCCGTCGGTCCCGGGTTGGCGCAGCCGCGCCGAGCGTTTCGACATGGCGGTGCTGGAGGCCTACGAGCCGATCGAACGGCGCTGGCATCAGCGGCTGTCCGAGCTGGATGTGGCGGTCGACGAGATCCCGCGAATCTCCGCGCGCGACCCGGAGAACGTGAACTTCCCGCCCGAGGTGATTGCCGACGGGCCGATCGCGCTGGCCCGGCTGATCCCGGCGGGCGTGGACGTCCGGGGCCAGGCCACCCGGGCACGAATCGTGTTGTTCCGCCGCCCGATTGAACGGCGCGCCAAAGACACCGTGGAATTGGGGGATCTGCTGCACGAGATCCTGGTCGCCCAGGTGGCCACCCATCTTGGAGTCGAACCCTCCGTTATCGACCCCACGATCGGCGACTGA
- a CDS encoding WhiB family transcriptional regulator produces MANTSRADIVPTPLGLPGLPPRPHLSLVTDAFDAGSELVDDQWQERALCAQTDPEAFFPEKGGSTREAKRICLGCEVKDACLEYALANDERFGIWGGLSERERRRLKRGVI; encoded by the coding sequence ATGGCAAATACTTCCCGCGCCGACATCGTTCCGACTCCGCTGGGGCTGCCGGGCCTGCCGCCTCGGCCGCACCTGAGCCTGGTGACCGACGCGTTCGACGCCGGATCGGAACTTGTCGACGATCAGTGGCAGGAGCGCGCGCTGTGCGCGCAGACCGACCCCGAGGCGTTCTTCCCGGAGAAGGGCGGCTCCACCCGCGAGGCCAAGCGCATCTGCCTGGGCTGCGAGGTCAAGGACGCGTGCCTGGAGTACGCGCTGGCCAACGATGAGCGGTTCGGCATCTGGGGCGGACTGTCCGAGCGGGAGCGTCGTCGGCTCAAACGCGGCGTGATCTAG
- the manA gene encoding mannose-6-phosphate isomerase, class I, protein MNRMRGAIRTYAWGSRTAIADFTGRPTPAPHPEAELWLGAHPGDPATVTTADGEESLPELLRADPDGQLGAAVCDRFGELLPFLVKVLAADEPLSLQAHPSSAQAVEGFEREDRMGIPLSSSERNYRDSSHKPEILVALGPFEALAGFRPVEQTIALMRALAVADLDPYINLLAGQPEADGLRALFTTWITAPQPGLDVLVPAVLEGAISYVQSGRTEFAAEARTLLELGERYPGDAGVLAALLLNRMHLDPGQAIALPAGNLHSYLRGVGIEVMANSDNVLRGGLTPKHVDVPELMRVLDFHPVAEADLRPDVDHDGCMRIYRTPTPEFAVSVFDIEGEWLGHEIDAPCPYEGPQILVCTRGTVEVRGKAGTLDLDRGDAAWVPADDGPLRLRAAEPAQLFRATVGLGGED, encoded by the coding sequence GTGAACCGGATGCGCGGCGCGATTCGGACCTACGCCTGGGGATCGCGCACCGCGATCGCCGACTTCACCGGACGCCCCACCCCGGCCCCGCACCCGGAGGCCGAGTTGTGGCTGGGCGCCCATCCCGGCGATCCGGCTACCGTGACCACCGCCGACGGCGAGGAGTCGCTGCCGGAGTTGCTGCGCGCCGATCCCGACGGGCAGCTCGGCGCGGCGGTGTGTGACCGGTTCGGCGAGCTGCTGCCGTTTCTGGTGAAGGTGCTCGCCGCCGACGAGCCGCTGTCGCTGCAGGCCCACCCCAGCAGCGCGCAGGCGGTGGAGGGTTTCGAGCGGGAGGATCGGATGGGCATCCCGCTGTCCTCCTCGGAGCGCAACTACCGCGACAGCAGCCACAAGCCGGAGATCCTGGTCGCGCTCGGGCCGTTCGAGGCGCTGGCGGGTTTCCGCCCCGTCGAGCAGACCATCGCGCTGATGCGGGCGCTGGCCGTCGCCGACCTGGATCCCTACATCAACCTGCTGGCCGGTCAGCCGGAGGCCGACGGCCTGCGCGCGCTGTTCACCACCTGGATCACCGCCCCGCAGCCGGGGCTCGACGTGCTGGTGCCCGCGGTGCTGGAGGGCGCGATCAGCTACGTGCAGTCCGGGCGCACCGAGTTCGCCGCCGAGGCCCGCACCCTGCTGGAGCTCGGGGAACGCTACCCGGGCGACGCGGGGGTGCTGGCCGCGCTGCTGCTCAACCGGATGCATCTGGACCCCGGTCAGGCGATCGCGCTGCCGGCCGGGAACCTGCACAGCTATCTGCGTGGCGTCGGCATCGAGGTGATGGCCAACTCCGACAACGTGCTGCGCGGCGGCCTGACGCCCAAGCACGTCGACGTGCCGGAGCTGATGCGGGTGCTGGACTTTCATCCGGTGGCCGAGGCCGACCTGCGGCCCGACGTCGACCACGACGGCTGCATGCGGATCTATCGGACCCCGACCCCGGAGTTCGCGGTGTCGGTGTTCGACATCGAGGGGGAGTGGCTCGGCCACGAGATCGACGCGCCGTGCCCGTATGAGGGGCCGCAGATCCTGGTGTGCACCCGGGGCACGGTCGAGGTCCGGGGCAAGGCCGGCACGCTGGATCTTGACCGCGGCGACGCGGCCTGGGTGCCGGCCGACGACGGGCCGCTGCGGCTGCGCGCCGCCGAGCCGGCCCAACTGTTCCGGGCGACCGTCGGGCTGGGCGGCGAGGACTGA
- the cofD gene encoding 2-phospho-L-lactate transferase: MKVTVLVGGVGGARFLLGVQKLLGLGQFAGSGADPGEHQLTAVVNIGDDAWMHGVRICPDLDTCMYTLGGGIDPERGWGHRNETWHAKEELAAYGIQPDWFGLGDRDLATHLVRSQMLRAGYPLGQVTEALCARWQPGAALLPASDDRCETHVVITDPDTGDRRAIHFQEWWVRYRAQIPTHSFAFVGAEQATAGPGVAEALAEADVVFLAPSNPVVSIGAILAVPGIRGALRSTAAPVIGYSPIIAGKPLRGMADECLSVLGVESSSQAVAQHYGARSGTGLLDGWLISEGDRAEVPGVQVRAVPLLMTDPAATAQMVRAGLDLAGLPA, from the coding sequence GTGAAGGTCACCGTTTTGGTCGGCGGCGTCGGCGGCGCCCGGTTCCTGTTGGGTGTGCAGAAGTTGCTGGGGCTCGGGCAGTTCGCCGGGTCCGGCGCCGACCCCGGCGAGCACCAACTGACCGCCGTGGTCAATATCGGCGACGACGCCTGGATGCACGGGGTGCGGATCTGCCCGGACCTCGACACCTGCATGTACACCCTCGGCGGCGGCATCGACCCGGAACGCGGCTGGGGCCATCGCAACGAAACCTGGCACGCCAAGGAGGAACTGGCCGCCTACGGCATACAACCGGACTGGTTCGGCCTCGGCGACCGCGACCTGGCCACCCACCTGGTGCGCAGCCAGATGCTGCGGGCCGGGTATCCGCTCGGCCAGGTCACCGAGGCGCTGTGCGCGCGCTGGCAGCCCGGCGCCGCCCTGCTGCCGGCCAGCGACGACCGCTGCGAAACCCACGTGGTGATCACCGATCCGGACACCGGGGACCGCCGGGCCATCCACTTCCAGGAGTGGTGGGTGCGCTACCGGGCCCAGATCCCCACGCACAGCTTCGCGTTCGTCGGCGCCGAACAGGCCACCGCGGGCCCCGGGGTCGCCGAGGCGCTGGCCGAGGCCGACGTCGTGTTCCTCGCGCCGTCGAACCCGGTGGTCAGCATCGGGGCGATCCTGGCCGTCCCGGGGATCCGCGGCGCGCTGCGCTCCACCGCCGCACCGGTGATCGGCTACTCCCCCATCATCGCCGGAAAACCGCTGCGCGGGATGGCCGACGAATGCCTGAGTGTGCTCGGCGTGGAATCCAGTTCGCAGGCCGTGGCGCAGCATTACGGTGCGCGTTCGGGTACCGGACTGCTCGACGGCTGGCTGATCAGCGAGGGCGACCGCGCCGAGGTGCCGGGCGTGCAGGTGCGCGCGGTACCGCTTTTGATGACCGATCCGGCGGCCACCGCGCAGATGGTGCGCGCCGGGCTGGACCTGGCCGGGTTGCCGGCGTGA
- a CDS encoding TobH protein, which translates to MSAVRQRLDLDDADGLIGADREGLLRGASMAGAQVRAVAAALDEGALARLGSEQPRCLIWVAGRGPAATAGAMLAATLAPVAAAPMVLTPTVPPWIGALDVLVLAGDDPADPALVHAAGVGVRRGARVVVAAPLEGPLRDAVAGRAAELAPRLPVPDEFGLSRYLAVGLAVAGAIDPAARLDLAALADDLDAEALRNSAGRDLFTNPAKILAQRISGHATVLAGDCAATLALARHAAEVLLRVGHRVVAAAGLADALVALHTGLAGTGGADVAALFHDEELDGPLPDRPLVLVPTLVADRAVAEARTAGYGDVELIGIGDVAPGGEPAGEGRPVDDGLPSPERSPVAGAPAAALRPEPQLAVLAVRLEMAAAYLRLVEGAAS; encoded by the coding sequence GTGAGCGCTGTGCGCCAGCGGCTGGACCTCGATGACGCCGACGGGCTGATCGGCGCGGACCGCGAGGGTCTGCTGCGCGGCGCCTCGATGGCCGGCGCGCAGGTCCGCGCGGTCGCCGCCGCCCTCGACGAGGGCGCGCTGGCCCGGCTGGGCTCCGAGCAGCCCCGCTGCCTGATCTGGGTCGCCGGCCGCGGCCCGGCCGCCACCGCCGGTGCCATGCTGGCCGCGACGCTGGCCCCGGTCGCCGCCGCGCCGATGGTGCTGACCCCGACGGTGCCGCCGTGGATCGGCGCGCTGGACGTGCTGGTGCTCGCCGGCGACGACCCCGCGGACCCGGCGCTGGTGCACGCCGCCGGGGTGGGGGTGCGCCGCGGTGCCCGGGTGGTGGTCGCCGCGCCGCTGGAGGGACCGCTGCGCGACGCGGTTGCGGGCCGGGCCGCCGAGCTGGCGCCGCGGCTGCCGGTGCCCGACGAGTTCGGGCTGAGCCGCTACCTGGCCGTCGGGCTGGCGGTGGCCGGCGCGATCGACCCCGCCGCGCGACTCGACCTGGCCGCGCTGGCCGACGACCTGGACGCCGAGGCGTTGCGCAACAGCGCCGGCCGCGACCTGTTCACCAACCCGGCAAAGATTCTGGCGCAACGGATTTCGGGGCATGCCACGGTGCTGGCCGGGGACTGCGCGGCGACGCTGGCGCTGGCCCGGCACGCCGCCGAGGTGCTGCTGCGGGTCGGGCATCGGGTGGTCGCGGCGGCCGGGCTGGCCGATGCCCTGGTCGCCCTGCACACCGGCCTGGCGGGCACCGGCGGCGCGGACGTGGCCGCGCTGTTCCACGACGAGGAACTCGACGGACCGCTGCCGGACCGCCCGCTGGTGCTGGTGCCGACGCTGGTCGCCGACCGCGCGGTGGCCGAGGCGCGCACCGCCGGGTACGGCGACGTCGAGCTGATCGGCATCGGTGATGTCGCGCCCGGCGGCGAGCCGGCCGGGGAGGGCCGGCCCGTCGACGACGGCCTGCCGTCCCCGGAGCGGTCCCCGGTCGCCGGGGCGCCCGCCGCGGCGCTGCGCCCGGAACCGCAGCTGGCGGTGCTGGCGGTGCGCCTGGAGATGGCCGCGGCGTACCTGCGGCTGGTCGAGGGGGCGGCGTCGTGA